DNA from Leptospira mayottensis 200901116:
TTCTAAACGGAGTTTATTACGTCATCTTTCCGGACGGTAAAAAACATAAGTATAAACACTTCGAAGATATCCCCGAAAAGATCCGGAAAAATTTAGGTTATTAAGACTTTTTAAAACAAATAATTAAGAATTTATTATATTAAGATAATTTGTAATACGTAGGGAATGTTGTAACTCGAACGCATAAAAATAAGACTATTGATGAGCTCGTTTCAAAAGTTAGAATATGGAATCTTCTTCAAAAAGGCCGACAATTCCGAATTGGACGTAATTTTTGCTCTTTGCAAAATTGCCTGTTAATTTTTGATGCCATTTCACGCATCGAGTGCTTCTAGTAAGTTTTACGGAAATTTATTCGAAAAATTAAATCTAATTTTACTCGTGAATATTAATGGAATTTCTAAAATTCTGAATTAGAAACTGGGGATTGCCTTAAAATCTAAGTTATCTTATTGTCTGGGATTTGGTGATTTTAAGTATGGATTGAATCGTTGTATTGTATTTTAATAAAGTCATTCTATTGTATGAGAATCGTTTTTTACGCAGTGATCCTGTTTTACTCGATAAGCGTTTTTAGTAGGGACAATAACGCCGAACGTAATTATAAATCGAATGAATGTGTCGTATTGATTCATGGATTTTTAAGATCATCGTCTCATTTGAAGAAAATAGGGGATTATTTCTTAAAATACGGTTATTCAGTTCATTATGTTGACTATATTTCTCGGGTAAATCAGATTGCGGAAATTTCAGATATTTATGTTTTACCAGTAATCCAATCGAATTGTGGTAATCATGATAAAATTCATTTTGTTACTCATTCGGCCGGTGGAGTGGTAGTTAGATACTTTTTAGGAAAACACCATTTAAAAAATCTCGGAAAAGTAGTGATGTTGGCTCCTCCCAATAGAGGCAGTGAGGTTGCGGATTTTCTTTCACAATTCTCACTCATTAACTATTTACTAGGTCCAATGCTAAAAGAATTAGGAACTAATAAAATGAGTTTTGTAACTTCTCTTGGACTTCCGAATTTTGAATATGGTGTAATCATGGGAAACTCAACGTTAGATCCGATTTCTTCCATGATTATACCAGGCGATGACGACGGTAGGGTCTCGGTTGATAAGAGTAAGTTGGCAAATATGAAGGACTTTCTTTTAGTCGATAAAACGCATACTTTTCTAATGGATTCTATGGAAGTACAGGAAGCCTCTTTAAATTTTATTCAGACAGGTAAGTTTTTAAAATCCGAGTAAGAAGTGGTCAATTCAGTATGATTTTCGCATTATCGTAAATTAATGAATGTGAATTCGATATAAGAAAATTAAAAGCCTGTCTTAAAAAACCTTTCAAGAAATCAGTTACAATGATTCAGTAAGTTCGTAATAAAATATGGAAGTTCCCACAAATTAAGTCCCTTTGGTAGTTTGCGAGCTTTCGGGCATATTTTATAACTGTTAAGTTCTCGTCGAGGCTCCCATTTCGGAGGTTTTTAAGGCAGACTCTGATTTTTTCTTTTTTAATTTTTAACCAATCTGAATAAATTGTCGAAACTTCTGATTCCTTTTCTATTAAATGTCGTATTTGAGAAGTTTCTTTCGTTTTGGGTGGTTACGGAAATTTTCCGTGTTCTGGGAACAGGGTAATCTTCGAGTCCGATTCTAGCGAATAAACCTAATGTGCAAATGAAAATGAACAGAGTTCTAAAATAAGGGTTTGTAGATATTTTATATTATTTCTTAAATTTTAATATTCTAATTATTTTATATATGTTGTTCGACTCGAATCGCTTTCGGAAACGTAGGGCAAGCACTAACGCACTGACCGCAACCCGTGCAGTTTTTTGAGAAAGAAGGTTTATTTCCTTTAAAGTTGACGACTCCTTCCACGGGACAACTGTCCTTACAATTGGAACAAGTGGATTCTCCAGTTTTAAAGTTAATGCAGAAGTCGAAAAATCCTTTTGCTTGGCCGAATTTAGGGTTCGATGCGAAGGGGATCAATGCTTCGTCCTTACACGCGTTGATACAAGGCCAGTCTTTGCAAAGCATACAAGCGTTGAGATTTACATCCATTCGAGGAATATGTTTTTCCGTGGCCTCGTCGAAGACCGGAAACAAAACGCTGTAGGGACAAGCGTAGATACAATCTCCACAGCCCGTGCATTTTTTAAGGAATTCGATTTCAGATAACGCACCGGGGGGAGTTTGGACGTTTCGAATCTTTCTTTTTCTATTTGGTTTGATTTGTTGGGGAAGAAGAAACTCCGTTTTTTTTTTGATATTTTTTGGCTTTGTTTTTTTAGGAGCGGGTTGGTGAGTGGAAGTTTCTTTCGAAACGATTTCTTGAAATCCGGAAACGAGGTCTGCCGCATTTTCCTGGGCGAAGTCGAATATCTTCGCAAGACCTTTTTTAAAAAAATCTTTTCGGTTCAATCTGCATTTACTCTTTCGATTCTTGCACCTAAGGCTCTTAAACGTGTGTCTATGTTTTCAAAACCTCGATCGATCTGACCTATGTTATGGATGTAACTCGTTCCTTCCGCACAAAGAGCGGCAATGATCATCGCCATCCCGGCGCGTATGTCGGGGCTGGCCACTTTTTGTCCATACAATCTAGAATGTCCGATAACAAGGGCTCTATGAGGATCGCAGAGAATGATTTGAGCTCCCATTGCGATAATATTATCTACGAAGAAGAGTCTTGACTCAAACATTTTCTCATGGATCAAAACTGTTCCTTTGCATTGAGTTGCAGTTACAAGAGCAACCGAGGTCATATCCGCGGGGAAACCCGGCCAGGGAGAATCGTCTATCTTCGGTGTAGCTCCGTGATAATCCGGGATGATTTCCATCTTCTGATCCGAAGGTACCAGGATTCCGTTTTCATGTGGGCGTACCTCTATTCCAAGCCGGGAATAAACCATTCGAATCATACGAATGTCTTCTAGTTCCACATCTCGAATCATTAGTTCTCCGCCCGTGACGGCGGCCAAACTGATAAACGAGCCGACTTCAAGATAATCTGATCCTATTTTGTGTTCTTTTGCGGGAGGTTTTAAAGAGGTTACTCCTTCGATTGTAAGAATATTTGAACCGATTCCGGAAATTTTTGCTCCCGCAGAGTTTAAAAAATGACAAAGTCTTTGCACATGAGGTTCGCTCGCTGCGTGTCGAAGGATCGTGACTCCTTCTGCAAGGACTGCTGCCATTACTGCGTTTTCCGTCCCAGTCACGGAAGCCTCGTCCATTAGAATATCCGCTCCCTTTAATTGGTCGGCCTTGATTTCGTAACCGTCCGGGAAAACTTCTATATTGGCACCTAGCGCTTGTAACGCGAGAAGGTGAGTATCTAATCTTCTTCTTCCTATTTTATCTCCTCCGGGCTTCGGTAAGAAAACTCTTCCCGTAATTGCAAGGATCGGACCCGCTAAAGTGACGGCGCCACGAATGCGGGAACAAAGCTCCTCGGGGAGTTGATTCTTAAGATTACCGTCATGTTTGAAAGTATAAGTTCCGGGTTCTTCTTCGATGATTTCCATACCTAGGTGACGAAGAACTTCCATAAGCATAAGTACGTCCGAGATAACCGGAATGTTGCTAATACGAACAGCTCCCGGAACCATACAAACTGCACCGAGTAATGGTAAGGCTTCATTTTTATTTCCCTGTGGAATTACTGTTCCATGAAGAGGGGTTTTTCCAACGATCTTGAAATACGAAGATCTCATAATGATAAACTGTAGGATACGGTCTTTCTGGCAATCGAATTGTAACACTACTTTCAAATCGTTTTCATTTCAGATTTTGTTAGTTTCAAACCCGCTTCTCCGAAATTGATTGCATTCGATTGGGATTGGATCAACTGGCCATTCTCAATGAATTCTGTTGACTTCTCATTCCAAAGAGGAGATAAACGTTTTATTCATGGATAATTTACACAATCGTTTTCAGAAGTTCCAGAAAACAATCTGGTTCAACATATTCTGTTATTTTTGGACCGGCTTTTTTTCTTTCTTAGCATTTGCTCCAGTTTCTCTGACTCATTTCGTATGGATTGCGCCTTTCGGTTTTTTCTGGTTGAGTTTGAAATACCATGGAAAGTATAAAAAATTATTTTACCAAGGGCTTATCGTTGGAATCGTTTTTTACACGATCTCTTTTCATTGGATTGTTCACATGTCGATCACCTTCGGAAATTTTCCGTATGTGGTTGCAGTTCTTATTCTTCTGTTTGCCGGTGCTTTATTTAGTTTAAAGTTTCCGATTTTTATGATGAGTTTTTCTTTTCTTTCGGGAAAAATCGGTCGTCATTCTGTTTGGGTCGCGGGTTTTTGCGGACTTTTATCCGAGTTGGTGGGACCTCAGTTATTTCCTTGGTATTGGGGAAATCTTGCAGCCGGAAATATTATCCTCGCACAGAACGTGGAGATCACCGGAGTTTATGGAATCAGTTTCTTAGTATTTGTTGTTTCTTACACTCTTTTTCAATCCAATCCTTGGTATTGGAAGGAAATCCTTCATTCAAAGGAAAAAAGAAAACAATATTTTCGTTTCGTCTCGTTACCCGTTCTTTTACTTTTGAGCTTTATCGTTTCAGGCTTTGCCCTTTATAAGAAATGGGAGAATGTAAAGCCCGTTAAATCCTTAAGTGTGTTGATCGTTCAACCGGATGCTCCATTGAGTTTCAGGGATGGAAGGGAAGTTAAAGAGTCGATTGAAGCCCTTATGGTTCGGATCGAAAAGCTGACCGATGAAGGCGTCAAAAAAATGGGAAAAAAACCGGATCTTATTGTTCTTCCCGAAGCGGGAGTTCCATTTTTCTCGGCTCACAAAACGGAAGTAAATACGAAGGTTCGAAGAATGTATTGGGATCGATTTGATTCTTTGATGTTTTTACTTGCTAATCGATACAAGGCCAATGTATTTTTTAACGAAATTGACGCCGGATTTAAAGGGGTCCCTAGTACTCGCAATTTAAGATATTATAATAATAATGTATTATATGATCCGAATGGGGATCGTAGAGACTCTTATCAAAAGAAATTTCTTTTGATGTTCGGAGAATATATGCCTTTCGATTTTCTCTATGAACTCAGTCAGCAAACTGGAAGATTTGAACCGGGCCCGACCCATAACCTAATTCGCTATTATACTCCCACTGATAAAGAAAAATCGCCGAAGGGATTGCATTTGGGTTGGCATGATACGGAAAATTTGAATCATGAGGCGGTTCGTTCTTATTACGAGTCGGCAAAAACGGAAGTTCAGGAGTCTGGAAAGTTTCTTCCTTTGATTTGTTACGAAGTGATTCTTCCTGAGTTTGTAAGAGAATTTAGAAACTCAGGTAATCCGGAATTTATTGTAAATCTTACAAACGATAAATGGTATGGAACAACGACCGAAAGTGATCAACACATGGAACTTGGAAGATTGCGTTCGATCGAACTTCGAAGATGGATGGTGCGTTCTACGAATTCGGGAATTTCCGCAAACATAGACCATCTCGGGAGATTTGTAGGAAATAAAAAAACAGGATTGATGACGGCGGAATCGCTTTCTGAAACGATAGACGTAATTGATTCTCCACCTACATTTTATACACAGTACGGAAATCTAATTCCTTGGTTGATGCTTTTTTTAACGGGACTTTATTATCTCAATCTTTTGATCGGAATTCGAAGGAAAAAAAGTCCGCCTAATTAAAAATTCTTTTATTGATAACTACATAACGGAATGTCTAATATTTTGCACTCAAATGGGCTTTTGCGGTAAATATTAGTGTATTCTGTTATACCCCTGAGTAACAGAAAGTTTGTCTGTGGAAAAATGATCGAAGTTCATCCTTTTGAAACGAAGATGTTTTTAGCCAAATTTTAAAGAACAACTTCAAATTTTTCTTTGGGACCATTGAATTTCAAGGATTGATCAAGTAATACGAAAGAATTCCATTAAAGGTTTCAAGCGAACCAGGAGGCAAATTTTTACCAGGACATTGAAGATTTAAATCCGCTAATGAATAGACCTGATACGGTTTTGCAAAAAATAAACGAATAAAAAATCGAAGTACGGAAGAAATGTTGGAAAGAACATTGATGTTACCTACTGATTGTTTACGAATGAGTTCGGCGGAACAACCGTCTTCAAAATAAATTTTTTCCCGAAGAGGAAGATCGTATCCTGAAAAAGGTTCTTTTTCCGTTTCTAACACTTCAAACTTACCGACTTTTCCGAAAAAAATTGTTTTCCCTTCTGAATTTAAAAGTGCAACTGTTTTGAAATAACCTTCAGGAAATGAATCGTTTCCCAAAAAACCTCCAATATAAAAGCGAAATTCTTTTCCGTTCATCGACCGGAATAATTCCCATCTCCGACTGTATTTATATACTTCGTAATTTGTGAGAAGATGTTCTAATCCTCCGGTTCCGAGAAGTTCCCTTTTTTTTCCGTCTTGGATCAAATAACCCCAAGCAGATTGAAACGAATATGCAATATCAGCTTGAACGAATTTATGCGGCTCTTCGACCGTATGTTTTCCTCCGGAAAGGGAAATTCCCTGTTTCAAGTCGGATTTAAAAGATAAGAATAATTTAATATTTTCAACTTCTTGTTGAATTTCGATTCCTTCAGAATTGAGGGACATACGATTGTTTTCTATTTTGAGATCAAATTTACCCTTTTCTGCGATTAAATCTTTTGAGGAGAATTCTTTCGTGATGAATTGAGTTCCTTCTCCTAACGTATGAATGACCAAACTGACTCCACAGTTTTTTGTTCCCGGGCCTAAATTACTTACCAAAAAAGTCGCATAGATAAAAATTTTACCGTCTTGATAGGAATAGTTCCAAGCCTGAAAGTAACCTTCTTGCATATAGGGTTGGAAAGAATAGTTTTTGAGTCCTGTTTTTTTGAGAAGCGCGGCGCTTTCAGCTTTGAGAATATCTTGAAAAACACATAAGAAACTAAGGATCAAAAACGAAAGAACCCTGAATTTAGAGAAAGACAGAGCTGGACTTGAACCCTTTCCCGAAGTTGGTTGGAACATTCCAAAAATCCTTAAACTTGGAAAGAATTGATCAAGCAGAATCTTTCAGATTCAGAATTTTCGTTTCTTCTGCGTTTGCAAAAACACAGTTATTTTCGTAAAGATCGGAAATGCTAATGTGTTCGAAAATCGGATGATCGTTTTTCCCTTCCTTTAAAAATCGGTCCTTTTCTTCCTGAATGCCGTCCACGTGTATCCAGGATTCGAATTGATTTTCTATTTGTAGGAAGATTATAAATTCATAGCCGCTTACCTTTTTGAGAAAGACTTCGAATTTTTTAACTTTTTTTTGAGCAAGTCTGATTCTCATCTTTTGACCCTCGGCCAGCTTTGAAAAGGGAATTTTCGGAATGTAGAAGTCGTTTAATGTTGAGACTATTTTTCGAAAGTTATTTTTTCTTGAAATCAACTTCATCCATTTTCCTCGATTTGGATCGATTGTATCTTTCATTTTTTACCTCTTTAAAAGCGGTTCCGAGAGGAAAATTCAGAGGGCCTGATTTTGTTAAAATAAAAAGAAACTGCTGTAGAAGAAGATCGACGTTCAAGCAAAGATTACGGAATTTAAAGTTTTTCTTTTTCAAAAGGAAAATCGTTGTTTTCGGAATTGAACAGAAGGGATATTCTTTGAGGGATTTTAACTTTTTGCATCAAAGAGACTTCCTTTTAATAAA
Protein-coding regions in this window:
- the murA gene encoding UDP-N-acetylglucosamine 1-carboxyvinyltransferase, whose protein sequence is MRSSYFKIVGKTPLHGTVIPQGNKNEALPLLGAVCMVPGAVRISNIPVISDVLMLMEVLRHLGMEIIEEEPGTYTFKHDGNLKNQLPEELCSRIRGAVTLAGPILAITGRVFLPKPGGDKIGRRRLDTHLLALQALGANIEVFPDGYEIKADQLKGADILMDEASVTGTENAVMAAVLAEGVTILRHAASEPHVQRLCHFLNSAGAKISGIGSNILTIEGVTSLKPPAKEHKIGSDYLEVGSFISLAAVTGGELMIRDVELEDIRMIRMVYSRLGIEVRPHENGILVPSDQKMEIIPDYHGATPKIDDSPWPGFPADMTSVALVTATQCKGTVLIHEKMFESRLFFVDNIIAMGAQIILCDPHRALVIGHSRLYGQKVASPDIRAGMAMIIAALCAEGTSYIHNIGQIDRGFENIDTRLRALGARIERVNAD
- a CDS encoding esterase/lipase family protein, with the protein product MRIVFYAVILFYSISVFSRDNNAERNYKSNECVVLIHGFLRSSSHLKKIGDYFLKYGYSVHYVDYISRVNQIAEISDIYVLPVIQSNCGNHDKIHFVTHSAGGVVVRYFLGKHHLKNLGKVVMLAPPNRGSEVADFLSQFSLINYLLGPMLKELGTNKMSFVTSLGLPNFEYGVIMGNSTLDPISSMIIPGDDDGRVSVDKSKLANMKDFLLVDKTHTFLMDSMEVQEASLNFIQTGKFLKSE
- a CDS encoding 4Fe-4S dicluster domain-containing protein — translated: MNRKDFFKKGLAKIFDFAQENAADLVSGFQEIVSKETSTHQPAPKKTKPKNIKKKTEFLLPQQIKPNRKRKIRNVQTPPGALSEIEFLKKCTGCGDCIYACPYSVLFPVFDEATEKHIPRMDVNLNACMLCKDWPCINACKDEALIPFASNPKFGQAKGFFDFCINFKTGESTCSNCKDSCPVEGVVNFKGNKPSFSKNCTGCGQCVSACPTFPKAIRVEQHI
- a CDS encoding LIC_13246 family protein codes for the protein MKDTIDPNRGKWMKLISRKNNFRKIVSTLNDFYIPKIPFSKLAEGQKMRIRLAQKKVKKFEVFLKKVSGYEFIIFLQIENQFESWIHVDGIQEEKDRFLKEGKNDHPIFEHISISDLYENNCVFANAEETKILNLKDSA
- a CDS encoding apolipoprotein N-acyltransferase produces the protein MDNLHNRFQKFQKTIWFNIFCYFWTGFFSFLAFAPVSLTHFVWIAPFGFFWLSLKYHGKYKKLFYQGLIVGIVFYTISFHWIVHMSITFGNFPYVVAVLILLFAGALFSLKFPIFMMSFSFLSGKIGRHSVWVAGFCGLLSELVGPQLFPWYWGNLAAGNIILAQNVEITGVYGISFLVFVVSYTLFQSNPWYWKEILHSKEKRKQYFRFVSLPVLLLLSFIVSGFALYKKWENVKPVKSLSVLIVQPDAPLSFRDGREVKESIEALMVRIEKLTDEGVKKMGKKPDLIVLPEAGVPFFSAHKTEVNTKVRRMYWDRFDSLMFLLANRYKANVFFNEIDAGFKGVPSTRNLRYYNNNVLYDPNGDRRDSYQKKFLLMFGEYMPFDFLYELSQQTGRFEPGPTHNLIRYYTPTDKEKSPKGLHLGWHDTENLNHEAVRSYYESAKTEVQESGKFLPLICYEVILPEFVREFRNSGNPEFIVNLTNDKWYGTTTESDQHMELGRLRSIELRRWMVRSTNSGISANIDHLGRFVGNKKTGLMTAESLSETIDVIDSPPTFYTQYGNLIPWLMLFLTGLYYLNLLIGIRRKKSPPN